GGTGGCCGAAACCATCATCAAAGCTAACATTTCCAGTCTTCTGACTTCAAATTTCTCTTGCTTTTTAGCTGCAAGAAAGGCCAATGTCTCCGGAAATTTCCAAGCCAATTATGCCAACTTCTAGACCTGTTCAATCCAACTCGTTCATTGAGAACAAACGCAGGGAGAGTAGCTCAGACCTTCAACGTGTAGAAGGACTTGAGCCGGAGCAGATCTTTGCCGATACAACGCAGATAAACCTCGAATCTTCCAAGGCAGTCAATACAGGAACGTTCAAAACCATTCTCCCGTCTAACAGACACGAGATAAGTACAGGACAAGTCGGTCCCATTCTGGGACCGGCAATGGACAACGCTGATACACCAAAAACGTCAAACGAAGTCGTCATGGACATGTCGACGTGTTCTTCTTTGCATGGCCAAAGAAAAGCCGCAGAGACTTCTATGATACAAGATCATCATGTCGGACAACAAAAGGCTCCAGCGCAAATTCTGCAGAATCCGTGTGTCCATTTGCGCTCCCCGAATCCCCTGGACGTTTCCGTTGAAGTACCCCATGCGAGGCAAGAACCAGTAAAGATTTACAATACTGAAAATCGTAGGCCTGCAAATACTCTTATTTATGGTCAGCATCattcttcacaaaaaccaacaGAATCAACTCGACAGCAGTTGCAAATGCAGCAAATGCCTGCACAGCAAAAACACTCTCCTCATATTGTACAGTTATTAAGAACCGGCGGACCAGACGCTGTTGTCTCTCAATCGCATCCTTTAGCAAATCAGGGAACTGTCAATCAGACAGACCACCGTTCCACTGCTGCCTTTACCCGCCTCCCTCCGAATATATCACAGTCTCGTCCACCGAAGCGGAAAAGGATTGAAAATCCGCAGGCCTCCGAAGGACTCCAAATGCATGTCGTAGTCAGCAACAGCAGTTATGTGATGCATAATTTTAAGGTACAAAAACCTCCTTCGCATTTAAAGGAACGTAGTCGACGAAAGGAAAGGGTGCCCGGGTCTATGtcgaccaatcaaattgcaTACACCAACAGCCCGTCCAACCCGCCTAACCGGCTCCCAGAAACGACGTTAACTCCGACTCCTGCACAAAGTAAACACTCCATCTACCCAGGAGTATATCGGGCCTCAAATCCCACATATTCAGGACTTTCTCAAGGTCAGTTAGTGGAAAGAATATTCTACCCTCAAGAAGGATCACAGTTAAATAGACGTGAACATCGAAGCCGTCCAAGACTTATGCCAGGTAATAGTCATCACCGTATGAGCACGAGTGGTGACGACAGGCCCTTAGCTTCCGATGTTTATGCCGTTCAAGGATATCAGGTGAGTGGATGTAATAAATTAAGTTAATTGGGATTGATATTTGGCATAATTACCGTAAAGGGGGCTACTCTTTTTCTTATTGCCAACAGCAATAACGAAATAAGGGCCATTTTTACGCATGCGTAGAATTTTTGCTGGAATTCGGGGTTTGCCGAAAACTGACTAAGGTCTTTGAGTTATAATCATTTCTTGTCTGCTAGCTTCAGCTATCTTGCCAGTTCtattaagaaagaaaagagaatgTCACAAgacaattttgttgttttccctTAAAGTGCtcctgtaataaaaaaaatcacttccttttcttcttcagatttgAAAGAATGTTTGTTTAACACCTGACTAGCAAACTTTTGAGGTTTGATTCTTATCCAAAGGGCGTTTGTccttgagtgtaagttttggatttcagtgtccgccattactcacgttcagaactgaccaattggacctcagagggttggatccagggaaacgtgacgtcaagtgagcctttgacgtcattttctcctcgatccagctctctcaggatcttaaagtgcccctaaccccaaaatattttttgcgcTAAAATGAATCTGTTGGAAACGCATTGCggtcatttttttcctttttctaacaaatcctgcctttttataggtttcaaaacttgcaaaaaaccaagcatcttttattcacgaccgagtcagaaggagagtgggtctattcctgatatgacgtcacaaactactttgcatgcatgtttataAAGAGTtcatgcaatgtaaatcagtttgtgatgccaaatcaggaatagacccacttccCTTCTGACTAGGTCGTGAAGAAAAAATGCTTGAATTTTTGAAGcttataaaatggcaggatttgttagaaaaagggaaaacaatggccgcaatgcgtttcgaacaaagtttcattttagcgaaaaaaatattttggggttaggggcactttaaagttagaaatggcggaccattaaataggaaagttccagttaaaataaacaggtgtcttttttaaatcaaggcttaaaactttggtcgcgtagtgtttagttaacatagttttgaaattcaaagaaaaatgagaattgattttttgctcACAAGGGTACTTTAACCGCGAACACGACATCTCTCTTGTGACACCGACGTTGACACCAGCACCTGAAATGACAAGGATACTGACTTTGACTTAAGCCCGGTTcacactacagaaaatttttggcacggctcgggtaaaattggcacgggtcccaaaaaaaaaggttcgactcggataaaatttgcagtgtaaacaacctgtcagtaccaaatttcatccgtgccgaaccaaaattcttacccgtgctgggaccttcggcgaggtagtcccggcacgggtgaaaatggtacgggtgctggaaaaataggcacggttcggatagaacaagtagtgtaaacactttaaagggccaaatttgagccttaattcatataggctagcggtttttttgcgtatacttcaagatggctgctcattctccaccaaaatcacgcggacgttcttgattataattgaactgcgcatgtctacaagagaactcacccgggcccaaaaattttggcacggtatttttgatacggtaaaaatggtgtagtgtaatcaaagtttgccgagctctttttaggcactcgtgccaatttcacacgagccgtgccgAAAATCTTCTGtggtgtaaaccgggctttagaTGTTAATATTGACATTGAGAGAAGAACTTAAACTTGAAGCCGGCACTGACATCACGGCACATGACCtgcatttgattttttttttaattgtaataaTTTCATTTAAGCTAGATCTTGTCACACGAAGAGTCACCTGGTAGAAATACTGTTAATAAAATGGTTTTTAAGTAATtaactattactattattatatcATGACATATAAGCGGCACATGACATACGACATTGACAGTGACACTGACAGTGTAAATGACATTGGTATCGAAGACGTCAATGGTGCCTAGCAATGGTTCAACAATGAAATCTCGTGGTTTTTACCTCAACAGGCTTCCGGAAATAGAGCTCTGCTAACCAAACCAAATGCACCGGCTTCATCCGCTGCGCAGAAAAACTCAGTGTATCCACCAGTGCAATCTCCTGGGATCTCGTCAACTGCGTCTCTTTCGAAACATTTTCCTAGAAATCCAAAAACCACCTTCGTCCCTTGCAGTCCTGCGATGCAACCGAATACTTCGGCGGCTAGAATCGAGCACCCACAACCTCTTGTAAAGACGCTTCCAAAGCCTATAGTATCGATTGTGGTCGTTCAGGAGGGAATCGTTTTGTCTTGGGACTTGGAATATGGCGATAGCACAGGAGAGATTGACAATTACGAGTTGTTTGCTTGTCAAGATGGCGCTGAAAGCACAAACCCTCCGATCACGTGGAAGAAAATTGGGATTGTTAAAGCCTTGCCACTCCCTATGGCATGTACTCTGACCCAGTTCTCCGCAGGAAATAAGTATCATTTTGCTGTGCGTGCAGTGGATGAGCATGAATGCGCAGGTCCATTCAGTGATCCTTGCACTATTTCGTTAACGACATAATTACCCTTTTGCTCGCGGGCATGACTACACCACGTTCACCAAAGTTTCCTGTTCAGAGACCACTTTTCATATAGTTTATCATTTTAgctttatttcaaaaagccTAATGTGAAGGCCGTCTCCATCACTTTGGCTACTCGCATCATTTTAGTTTGTCACAAAACTCCGTATCAAATTGGTAGAAGTAAAGCGTAGTTAAGATGATGTAAAATAGTCCAAAACGAAAACATTATGCagtttttacaaacattttgaACGTTACAAGAGTGCAACAAACAAAGTTGCCCTTTGCCAAAAAAGTAGTATCTCGTCATtctcaaggtcacatgacaccGTATTACCACCATCTTTAGTTCCAGTtcgacaaagttttttttttttttttttttttaataatatttacaggacgaacacttacactacttacaatactaatattatacttacatacatatacattgcactgctcatacttacagtatttatacaagcaagcaggacaaacacttacactacttacagtactagcattataattttttttattaatttatttgtttttttacttacaaatcgcttcctctacttacacgactgtacttacattatttacattagaatacttgcgctatttacaaaacaatattttcaccacTGTACTTACCAACATGATACTTAAGTtacttacaaaacaatttttacacttCTTACAATGCAGTGATTACACTACGACAGATAAGGTGACAGCACCCATTTTTTGTTATTCTGCTATCACTGAAATACACGGCAGATCAGAACATTTGACTTGACAACTTAGTTAACAACGCAATCACAAACACAACTGCAGGTTCTCGCCCACGCCTCGCATCACTCAATctgtatttattgattaaaaatttatgtttgtaaaacaggaccatttcttttgtattgtaagcaagctgtttatacatttcaaaacttggtcgtgtttctttcagtttacaggTGTAAATATGATGTCTGGCGAGAAGTATCAGATggtgtaataataatttttttgattCAGTAACTATACCTGAGGGGACGAATCCTTCCGTATTGGAGGTGTTGTGTGCTAACCATTGAGAAAATTCTTCCCAAAATGATTTTGAGTATTTACAcctcaggaataaatgagttagattttcagtttcttctccgcAGAAAGTACAAAGATCAGACTGTTTCAATCCTATTTTGTAAAGATGATCGTTAGTCGCGATTCTTCGATGAAGAAGTTTGAATTGAAATTCtctaagttttgtttctttagtGCATTTAAAAGCCAGTAAATAGGTTTTTTCCCAATTAACTGTTGTGGTTTCGGCTGTTACTATCTCTTTCATCCACTTGTCTTGGCTTTTTAGAGGAAGTGTGGCTTTTCTCTCAGTGAGACCTTGGTACACCTTTCTGCAAGTATTTGTATCGGGAAGACGAGAAACTAAAGTATCTTTTGAGCCAACGCTATCATCAATcggaaaacacatttttttatacTGTCTTAGTgctgaaataactttaaaatactcTAAATAGTTAGTCttgactttaaattttttcagaaattcatcaaaggaaaagaagCTGCCATCCTTATTGAGGAGATCAACTACCTTCTGTATGCCTGCATTAAACCATGATTGGTAAAAAAAGGGCTTTTTCTCGATCGTAATCAGCGAATTGTGCCATATGAATGCCGACTCGAACTCTAGATTTTCCTCGCAATAATTTATAGTGGTCCAGTACTCTGTAACCTCCTTCACGAACGGATCTTGTATTACAAGCTGTTTTGCATCACGTTGTTGTAGATTGCTTAGGATCAGCAGCTTGCCACCGTATCTTTCTAGATAATAATCGAAGAAAACTTTCCATTTGCCATTATTATCTGAATCTAAGTAGCCTTGCAGCCATTTAACTTTCAAAGATGTATTGAAACTTCggatatcaatcatttttaatccacccttattataattgttaatcatttccgttctttttattttgtcaccCTTCCCACCCCAAAGGAAGTCATATAATATGGTGTTTACATCTTGCAGTGTTTTTTGAGAGGTCGGAAGGGATGAGAGCAAATAGACCATTTGTGAAATCGCCAATGATTTTAAGATGGTGATCTTTCCTAGTAGGGTGAGTCTTTTTGCCGACCAGTTGTTGAGGATGctttgcagtttgtttattttttccgtaAAGTTCGTGTTTAAATATGCGTCATTAGATGTTGAGAACCATATTCCTAAGGCATATACTTTATCTTTCGTCCATAGAATTGGCTTGGAAGATGAAATAGCACTTTCCGAGTTTTTATACGGGCCAATTCAGAGAGTTTCAGTCTTTTCGTAGTTGACCTTAAGCCCGGATATCAGAGCGAAAGAGTCTAAGATTGATAGGGACCTAGAGAAGGATGATTCTGATCCATCAAGAATTAAggttgtatcatcggcatatTGAGAGATTTTGCTTTCTGTGTCTAAAACTTTAAATCCTCTGATTACATTATCATTTCTAATCGCAGTTCGACAAAGTTACATTCTTTTACGATTACGCATGTTTTTATAAAGATATAGCCATGGTTTCGTATTTAACTTCGAAAGATAAAAATTACTCGAAACGTACTCCTTATTTATGATTTTgcagatatagaggatattacacggtggcgagaagatatgaattttatgttcgagtggcaagaacaatatctcacgagtgagcgaagcgaacgagtgagatattgttcttgccactcgaacataaaattcatatcttcgagccaacgtgtaatgttctttttattatatggagactaaatattaaatatttccgatttcattgtgtttcaaagtagtcaagttttacaaatacggctgggctttataaaaaaggcgggaaaaaaaaggcgggaatcgtgacgtcattgaacgatacgacactcacaaaggtgacatacggaaaatacgccactcgggtcccggatgtagtggcgtatggaatctacgagtggtttagttcccagtaaaacactctcctccatataataaaatataatatgGTATCCCTTGCTGATATTAACATTACAACTTCCAATTCGGAACTTTAAAGATGCAGTTTCTGTTAACTTGTTTGCGAAATGTCGTGCAAGGTATTTTTAAAGTTATCTTCCAATTCGCACTGATGCTTtacgatttttattcatgaAAACGAAATGATCAGTAAAGCGCACTTGGAACTCAGTCAAGATGAAACTGACCAACATACTGCTTCTCTCATTGCCGACCAGTTGCACTTCACACTtcacacttcacattacaatcacaattcacattaccctctattcagttaactctgtttaaaatataagtgctacacggccaacgtttgtataaaacgtaacctttccttgtacttgtacatgttcattgccgtgacttgaacatcttcagttcccacggcctgctcctgtctgaccttgtagctcagtcggtagagcggcggagatctaacccgaaggtcgtgggttcaattcccaccctggtcagagtttttctctgtccttgtgtgggcccatttccatcagtagggctaacgctcacatggttcattcagaaatttagcacttcacattaccctctattcagttaactctgtttaaaatataagtgctacacggccaacgtttgtataaaacgtaacctttccttgtgcttcTCTCATTGCTTAGTTGAGGCTAATCACTGAATGTGCAAGTAAATAAACtcaatgttttcattttataccAGCTATTTGTAAGAAAACCGGTAAATTCAGTTAAACAACGTCACACTTGGAGAGTTTCTGCGTAATAGATCATTTTAcggttgtagctaagttacctggtctaagaatggaagcaaagctgccggtgaccctgttttgatacaaagcttcatgcttttgtaatgttaatatggactaattcgAATTACAACAatacaatttacatgataaaagcagtgggggctgtatcaatagcccttattcacgatagtcGCCatattggttttcaaattgtcgtgcaaattagccatgtgttatgctggggggcaaacattggaataaaggcaaattgcggaaactcatttcgtcgaaatattgaattaacattgcttaaagtacattttagaatttagaattaagtaccttttataataattttatatcttttgattgcctccgacattctGACTTtatacttcgttatctgctaatttttcagtaaaaaaaatcgaagtaacttgtgtaagcattctattttactacttaggtgataaacattcaatgaacatgaaacaaatcatctgtgtggctaagatgttcgttataacctctcgaacttgtgttctTTGCTCCCTCAGAAGTaggtagctaatttgcatgataatagcaaatccagcacggcggctatcgtgaataaggtctatacaaGGTCTCCGGCAGCCTCGAATCCATTCACAGGCTACTAGGTCGCTGAGTAAACAActgtaatagacctttttgcagatacagcagccattttgaattctattgtttcaaatagctattatgggatgcccagggggcaagtgcatattaatttgccccctgagcatcccataatatctttcgaaacaatggaaatcaaaatggccgccgtatctacAAAAAGGGCtattaagaaatagaaaacatgtagcgtgtttctatcgagttacagaaacacgagtgaaagtttgggagaacgagaaatgctgtgggaacacgagctgTAGGCGAGTGTTTTCACAgatttttcgagttctcccaaactttcacgagttTGGATGTTTCACTGCACTCTCAATAATAATACATGGCTTGCTAATCGCCCCttgctaagggcgcagctcaactgagtcggaccgaaggagctgtgcagcCGGCTAGTCGCTCGgccccctgaacacgacccatcgCAAACATGAAAATCACTGGTTGAAATGGTAGGGTTACCGTCTTACCacgtaattaatttttttcgttttctcaaTGTCTCGCCATCATTATGGACTTGCGACTTTCGGTATATGGCAGGAGAGGACTATCTCATGGTGTGTCGAACAGACGCGCAGAGTTCCGTGACCTAAGCTCATCGTCAGGGACTTtcaaggcccaccttcaaccgacaggcactgcgtgccgtggaacaattttcgtGTATGAAAATCCCATCAAAGCTGAagttcatccaatcagatcgctatgATAGgaaatgcgaatttccataacaaaaacaaacggtcgaaaagcctgtcggttgaaggtgggcctttaagcaaGAACGACGACTACGTGAACGCCACATAACAATAGCtttaaatagcaaaaacaatagttctgcacgctctgcacgtgcgttttacattttgatacatctCTTTGCCGTTCTCATCTTGACATTAATAGAGAGTTtaaaggcgcgtttacacgacagagcaAAAATGGCACGGGCCCGACAAAAACTGGAACGGTTCCAACAGTTTTtacaaagaaacagtgaacttttatccgttccgcgaCGGgtccataggcgcctatggacCCGtcgcggaacggataaaagttcactgtttctttttaaaaaatcttggAACCGTTCCAGTTTTTATCGGGCCCGTGCTATTTTttctctgtcgtgtaaacgccccttaaccctttaagccccgaggggttccccattgacgagtaaaatcgtctggcgttagacagagtaaaatctataagtgccatttggcactatcggggctgaaagggttaaacggggacatagttttttcacgctgttagcttaaccctttaagccccaaggggttccccattgacgagtaaaatcgtctggcgttagacagagtaaaatctataagtgccatttggcactatcggggctgaaagggttaattaagaaACCACgtcggctacggcgacgaaaatgtcacttcataatataagtttgagctgttctaagtatttcatgattattccatcttgtttaaattattcaatatgagcgaagtgtcctataactggattggtacggacggatttgaagtaaagagtgagactgaaagattcacggtagtttgtccacgttgtcgtcaaaaccttaaatttggttatttcacgtagtagttttgacgagtacgggagataattactgggttgcctgtcactcccctggtaagttgtgtctttgtggatagagccttctgcgagtattttcttaggatcgagagggtagtggaaatgcgtagatttctctggtggacacagtagaatcattaacttagcctgcaatggcgtcgaaagtcatgcaacgcgaatggcgttttagtggatccttaaacaaaatatacccttatggagctcaataatgggaAGTCAGTTGGATATACTAGGCATGAaactcaaaagcgacgagtactggacttcaaTCAATCTAtcgacgaaatcaaagtgagcagtatttacctgaagtacatggtaatttgacacaattgagtttcttgtcttcacgcacgcaatgaaataggaagaggttttcgcctctaagagcaaatatgttgtttgtttcaataaaattttcgctggaaaaggattctgtggtattttctgcctttgtgaattataatatcatgttgtgtattgaattttcgagcttaaggttcaaatgtgatatgggagaagttttttagtattgctctgtaagcaggaagggttcacagacctgttggaagcgtgcttgagtttcaacaaaatgaggcccaaaatcagtgaaaacttgtgacgcagatgaatgataaagtagctgctatttccaaaatgatggaattacctggtgataaataacgtcgtacgtgtcttggagagtaaattttgactttgcataaacaagagttgggcgattgtcatctttgttttgacttcgctcatttcattgtcaaactttataacacttgacagaaaaagaaacttacaaaaacccggtatcttgccatcatttgacacagatgcttcactgtttggcgagtaaacataccgcggtaacttaatcacggcgcccgctgaattccggccatatcactttcgattttgcaatttacttcaacgtagcaaaaatctcccaaaatgtttgtcgctgatcgtaactttttatattctatattcacggttcaaaattaatgttgttttcatgtcgtaaatattttattctcgatcgaccgtccgggaaacttccttctgctctttctg
The genomic region above belongs to Montipora capricornis isolate CH-2021 chromosome 8, ASM3666992v2, whole genome shotgun sequence and contains:
- the LOC138059996 gene encoding uncharacterized protein isoform X1, whose amino-acid sequence is MESHCTSETKDEGEMKMDLETFHQILREVIKKRTLIMETRLMGDIERLKKQITELESQKKKLQFDSERLKQTLNEISLKQQRKPEMSSCATQVDIELLQERPMSPEISKPIMPTSRPVQSNSFIENKRRESSSDLQRVEGLEPEQIFADTTQINLESSKAVNTGTFKTILPSNRHEISTGQVGPILGPAMDNADTPKTSNEVVMDMSTCSSLHGQRKAAETSMIQDHHVGQQKAPAQILQNPCVHLRSPNPLDVSVEVPHARQEPVKIYNTENRRPANTLIYGQHHSSQKPTESTRQQLQMQQMPAQQKHSPHIVQLLRTGGPDAVVSQSHPLANQGTVNQTDHRSTAAFTRLPPNISQSRPPKRKRIENPQASEGLQMHVVVSNSSYVMHNFKVQKPPSHLKERSRRKERVPGSMSTNQIAYTNSPSNPPNRLPETTLTPTPAQSKHSIYPGVYRASNPTYSGLSQGQLVERIFYPQEGSQLNRREHRSRPRLMPGNSHHRMSTSGDDRPLASDVYAVQGYQASGNRALLTKPNAPASSAAQKNSVYPPVQSPGISSTASLSKHFPRNPKTTFVPCSPAMQPNTSAARIEHPQPLVKTLPKPIVSIVVVQEGIVLSWDLEYGDSTGEIDNYELFACQDGAESTNPPITWKKIGIVKALPLPMACTLTQFSAGNKYHFAVRAVDEHECAGPFSDPCTISLTT
- the LOC138059996 gene encoding uncharacterized protein isoform X2, with translation MESHCTSETKDEGEMKMDLETFHQILREVIKKRTLIMETRLMGDIERLKKQITELESQKKKLQFDSERLKQTLNEISLKQRKPEMSSCATQVDIELLQERPMSPEISKPIMPTSRPVQSNSFIENKRRESSSDLQRVEGLEPEQIFADTTQINLESSKAVNTGTFKTILPSNRHEISTGQVGPILGPAMDNADTPKTSNEVVMDMSTCSSLHGQRKAAETSMIQDHHVGQQKAPAQILQNPCVHLRSPNPLDVSVEVPHARQEPVKIYNTENRRPANTLIYGQHHSSQKPTESTRQQLQMQQMPAQQKHSPHIVQLLRTGGPDAVVSQSHPLANQGTVNQTDHRSTAAFTRLPPNISQSRPPKRKRIENPQASEGLQMHVVVSNSSYVMHNFKVQKPPSHLKERSRRKERVPGSMSTNQIAYTNSPSNPPNRLPETTLTPTPAQSKHSIYPGVYRASNPTYSGLSQGQLVERIFYPQEGSQLNRREHRSRPRLMPGNSHHRMSTSGDDRPLASDVYAVQGYQASGNRALLTKPNAPASSAAQKNSVYPPVQSPGISSTASLSKHFPRNPKTTFVPCSPAMQPNTSAARIEHPQPLVKTLPKPIVSIVVVQEGIVLSWDLEYGDSTGEIDNYELFACQDGAESTNPPITWKKIGIVKALPLPMACTLTQFSAGNKYHFAVRAVDEHECAGPFSDPCTISLTT